The DNA segment ATAAATAGCTTATTATTAGCTCATAACCTACTGAAAATTTTCACAATTTCAAATTGGTTCATTAAACAGAGATTGATACAATTTAAATGTTAGTGTTCTtcagtaaattacatttttttcaaattaaaatcataaaTTGTGATTTAAAAGATGTGTACTAGCATCTAGGCTTACAAAAAGGTGTACCTATAGTACTTTCATTCCGATATGTAATTTCTATTATGAAGAAATTTAGATTTAGAAATATTTCCACTAATtgtgaatcaaataattgcagGGGCAAAATATACGTTAAGAATTGGTACTTTTTCTTATTGTAAAAAGAGAGCTTAAGTAGTTTTGATATCTCTAGTTACGACTCGAAAGCAAGCACTTACTCTTCAACAAAGTTCTGCTGAGGCCCGATAATAGATCCTGGACGGCAGATCCGAATCCAAGCAATCACCTCTGCTGCAGTCATGCAGTAATGTTTCATCATGTAACAGCCAATCAGAGTGCCAGTTCGCCCTAATCCAGCTGAGATAAAAAGAGTtgttaaatgagagaaatgtcTTATTTCAGGCCTGAGTATGTGTGATACCTTTGCAGTGGACGGCAATTGCGCCCTCTGCGTTCTCACAGATATTGAGGAACTTTCTAACAATGGCGTCATCAGGCGTGCTCCCGTCCACAAAAAAGAGGTCATGATGTTCAAAGCCCGAGTCCGTAAAGCGCCTTGCGTCGTACATCTTTTTGTTGAGCCGGATGACACTAGTGATGTTGTGTTTTCTAAAGTATGGGATGTAGGCTTCAGGTGCATGCAGAGGGTaacctgagggaaaaaaaatatataagagtGAAGAAGGATTGTCAGTGGTTTCAAAGCATCGTACTCTGGTGGGTTAAACTTGCCATTCTCTATTTTGCTTTTGGGATGAGGCCCGCTAAATGCAAGGAACTTTCCTGGAATGATCCAGTTGAAATCTCCATTTTCTACCCTCTCGTAGTGCTCGTATTGCTCGACGTCAAAGTTGGAGAAGTCAAGCCATCCATATTGCAAGGCCTGTCAAAGGATAATCTCGTTATGGAGGGCATCAAACAGAAAATTGACAGGTGCCATATCAACATACCTTGTGGACAGCACGCAGGCAATCCAGGATGTTCAATTTGTACATGCAAGTTCCAAACGAGGCATCTCTAAAATACATAATccataaaatattatattttttactacTTCCCATTACATATGTATGTAATGTGATGTACTCTCACTGGCCACAAAGTTAAACTACCTTAGGGGGATTAAAATGAATCAGAAATGAGTcctaaaatcaatattttactGCAATTAGTGTAAACACCACCTTCAATTTGAATAAGAATATCTCCAGAATGAGATGGTTTTgctcatatttaaaaaacaaacaaacaaacagaaacaaaaccTACTATATATGCCATTAGTTCTATTTACCTGAAAGGGATGTATGTGTGGTTTCTTGACACCAACAGACTGTGGGCCTCCTCTGGTGTCGTGTTAAGGTACATTAcctttgtatttaaacataatTTAGGAATTTAGAAATCAAACAGTAAAATGTTATTATAGAACAACGTTTCTACTTACTGCATATGAGCCAATCAGATAGGCAGCATTAGCTTGTTTTTTCTGGTCACCACAAGTGTAAAATACAATCTTCTTCCGTGACAGTGTAAAGGACTGTGGTAAAATGATATTATGAAGTGAAGTCAATTTTATACTTGAcaggaaatattttaaatttacaattccaaccatcatttttatttgcgttgcagcgttttttttttttaaatagatgtgGCATAAATAGAGCTTTGGTAGTACGAAAATAATAAATTACTAGCATGTTATTATGATGGTATTTACAAATATTCACCACTTTATAGTCTTGTCAAATCTTTTCAGGCTATAAATGATGTCTGCAAttggaaataatatttttttatcattatttcttACTGGAAAACCTTCCAATATATGCACTTGACATTCTAACTTCCTGTATTTTGCCATTTCGGGTGACCTCATTACCTTGAGCTTCTTTGTCAGCTTGCAAGAGAAGCGATAAAACATCGCCAGGTTGAGGGGGCCAAAGTCTGCATAGAAGCTGTAGGAGAATGAGATAGAAATCAAGAATATCACTGTAATGCAACCAGTTTCATTTCCCTTTTTGGCTTGAAAAATAGATGGACTTAATGCGTGTATTGGAGCCCGGTAGTGTGAGTGTTTAGCGCGTctgcctcatagctctgggttactgggttcaaatccaggtcctactcatctgtgtggagtttgcatgttctgcccgggcctgcatgggtttcctcggggtactctggttccctcccacattccaaaaacatgcatggtaggctttcttggacactctaaattgcccaccCGAGACACCCcctgattttggaatgtgggaggaacccggattacccggagaaaactcacacaggcctggggtgaacatgcaaactccacacaggtggaccgacctggacttgaataCAGTgccacagagctgtgaggcggacaccctaaccactcacccaccgggcCGCCGCCCCAGTACTTAAAGACACAGTAGTTAAAAACACAGTCGTAAAAGTTGTATTTGAGGAATCTGTTCACTTACTTTTCATATTCCAATTCTTCATCAATGCAGAAACAGTGTCGATCTCtcgtgctttttaccttttgctGCAGGATGGCGAAATACAACCGATCTACAAAGTACACAAGACATGGCGGTCACTTACTTTGCGCTACTTATCCATTCACGTCTGCAATTaccactcccccccccccccccccacttttcGCATTTAACCAAATTATTTTCCCTGCAGCCTTACCCTTGAGGAGCTCAATGCATCGTGATGACACATCATCGGCGGTCATGTTGacctgagatgttttttttttttgttaaactcgAGCAAGTTTCACAAAAACGCGTGCATATTCGTGGAAAAACCTATACGTGAGAGCAAAAGCATACAATAGTCTTATGGTTAACCGATCGCCTTTTCCAAAGTGTTGAAACTCTCAACTTTGTCTTTCTTAAAAGTCCCCTGTCAAAAACAACGATGAGTTTCGGAGGAATAAAGTGCGCACTATGCCAAAAGTGAGCTCACGGTTTGCTCCGCCTCTCAATCACTGCGAAAGGCTATTGGCTGAGAGGAAGTCAACGTTTTGGAAATGTTGGCGGAAAGAGACGTCTATCACGTCCTCTTAGTTTGAAGTTCTTCTTTTCTGATTGGCGATTGGATAGGAACGTTGCCAAGGCGGTTGCTAGGTTGGGCTCACGACCAATCGTGGAACAGAGTTCGAATTTGCGCTTCCTCCTACATTGTCGTACTGATGGCATACATCATTTTATGTGTATAACACAGCTAAACCCAGCATGAGCGTTTTGGCTCTTTGCTGCACTACGTACGTCAAGCGTTTTCGCCATATTGGATGTGTCCACAATCCTAGCAAATTACATTAGGATGAAGTTCAGAAAACTAAAGCGCACAAATGTCATTTCTCTATcatcccccaacacacacacgcacatacttTGAGATAGTAATCAGAGTATTTTAAATAATCCGCGCCGATGCGACAACTGGGTACATTTGTCTACATTTCAATGGTGAAAACAGTTGAAGGACAGCGCGAGAGCATTTAAATTAAGATCAACGTCACTATTTTTCGAAACCAATGCACCGAGACAATAATTGATGACttgcatttgtgttttatttacaaTCTAGCAGAACGCACATTGCATTAAAACAGTAAGGGAACGGACGTTGTCATCACTTTGGGTGGTAAAGATGAAGGCGAAAGATGACAAATATATCACAGcactttaatgaaaaaaatgggagaagGGGTTGATTTCACCGAGTGATGTACCAACTATGTTTTAAGTTAATTGTGCGAGAACCCCTACCTGAAATGGCAATGTAAATATCGCAGTTTTGCTCCGCCTCTGAACCGTGCTCGGCTTCGTAGCACTTCTTCCTCCTCGACTCTGCTCGCCTCCTCTCGTTCTTGCGTTTCATGTTGCCTTCAGGATTGCATGATATAGTAGATTTCTTCACCTGCACCCTTGTTGTTTTCCTTTCAGCATCTGTGTGGTCGCGGTGCACCACAATGTCAACCGGGATTCCAAGCCTCTCTTCTCTGTTGGTGGCGGTGACGTGCAGTCTCAGCAAGGGAAGATTCTGTGCCACCAGAATCCCCTCATTTGTGACGTAGTCTGTTATGTTATGCAGTGGCTTAATCTGCaccttttgaagaaaaaacgaTCCTACAGTTCCAATAAAACCTCACCATGCAAGGACATTTAGAAAGTTGCATAGCAGTGGCGTCAAGTTCATTGTTCAAAAGTCactattattcatatttttatagtgCAAATATTGCTTATGTGaccaaaatgtatatataatttattgtgGCATCTGTGTTTTAAATATGTGCATTTAAAGAGTCTATCAGTTGGGTGTGATGCAGGAAAGTCTACATGCAGTTGCAGAGCTAGAAAACATTGTGTTTTGTTCTAAAAAAATCAGTAACGGGGAACTTTTCTGCCATTTCATCTTGCGACAAGGCGTTAGCGTGGTGAAGACAACTGCGACCTAAAGTGGGTGTGTCTGTCACGTGACCACGAAGAAACGACACTTCATCTTGAGGGAGCGTGTCACGTGACCTGTGCCAATTGCGCTTCGATTTGAGTTAGGTATATACTTGATAAGAGAcaataaatattaatgaaaatcaATATGTCAATATGTAATATTATAGCCGAACATTTCCATCTTTATCCCCCTATGCAGGTTAAAGATATTCATTGATATATCGATGGCATTCACGATATATTTGAATCTATCTGTTGGTGCACCAACATTAACATGTAATAACTTTCTTCCACCTTATTAAATCGTTCCCTCCCTTCCAAATAGCCTTTTATCCACTCGAGTTCTGAATTATACAACATTACTAGGGGAATGGCATGTTTGTGATCGATAATACCCCATGTACTTATATAGAAAAGGGTGAACTTGTTACCCAATCATCCGCTGCAGAGATCtgagaatctaaaaataaattagaggTCAATGAATCAAATTCATCCAGTTTTTGCGTACACATTTTGGAGTCCACTGCCTATCGGCCTCCGTACGTCTTGATCCCCGACGTGCGGAAATGCTCCGGAGTGCACAGGCAGGAGGGTTGAGGTTTAGGCTGCTCTGCTAGCCTCAATCAGCTATTCCACGTATTTATCTCCTCCAAAGATCCCGTAAACATTCATCTAGATCGGAAAGAAGAGGACTATTATGTGAGCTCGGTGTCCAAGAGTTGGAGCACCGTGCGAATTGGTAAGCGATGCCCCCTGTCGCTGTTACAGCTAGATTATAGCATCCGAACATGGAGTCAGCTAGCCTGTCAGAACACATCTTAATGGATATTGTCTCGTTTTGATCACTTATTAAATTCGATGGTAGTAGAAAAGGTCAACCGATTAAGTGTTGGTCATTCTGCAATTTAATATTTAGTCATTGTATTAGTGATGCTTTGTGAGCATGCTTTAACTGGCCACCTGCTCTCTTGTTTGTTGACATCTTTTTGATTGACAGCGCGTATAGTTTGGAGCGCACGGACAAAGGTGATGTTTATGTAATGTTGTGCGCAGGATATGTACAGTGTTTCTGTAATCGGTTTTATTGAGTTAGATGAGGCCGTACAGTAGTTTTAGCCTCGCACTTGTGAGTTGCAGGGTTTGCAGCTGGCTAATAGGTTTATTAACAGTCAAATTGGCCACGGGTGCGAGTGCGTTGATTGGCAACCTTGCAGTGCAACCTATTCCCTGGAATATCTGAGTACATCACtataaaatatgataatattCGTGATATAAATCTGGCAATAGTGACTATTTTGTGATCAGGCAATTCAATAATTGTTGATGCATGGGTTAAGAAATACATATAACATACACAAATTGAAGGGAAATAATTCTTTATAAACCTGAAATTTTTGGTACTTTCAAgttcaatcaatcaataaatcaatgtatATACTATTCCTTACAGACTGAAAATATTTACACATGTATCTTTGTATATTAttgtaaataataaacaaacgcccaatttttttcctgtataCATATTTTGAAAAGATTTTCAACAAACTATATGTTGATTCTTCATGGTAGAATATTGATAACTtcctgggataaaaaaaaaaatattgcgaTATATGGTCAGAATGTAGCCTTAAACTGCATTTTGCCTAAAGACATCTAGGCTTGATCTCACCCTTACTAGGATGTGCTCTAAGTATAATGGATGTGTGAAGGAATAAATGTTTAACCTCCACTTTTGATATTTTGTAGTATTACTGCAAGTCAGCGATCGGGAAAACTGCTTCTTCATCGTGTAATACTTTATTTCATCTTTTGGCTTCCAGTTATTACTCTGATTTCACACCAATACACGGAGTAATGATTTTTACAATGAAAAAGTAGCATTCTGGGGGCAGTTAGTAAGTTGTAGAGAGATCCAATAAATTATGTTATTTAAAATGGGTTCTTGTTTCAAATTCCAAAGTAAAAAAGTGAGCTTTTCAGTGAAAAAAATTGACCAACTTTACTCTATTCCCTTTGATGctatatttcattatttcattattCTTAATAACCCTTGGGATTTCATTCTCTCCAATTTTTCTCTATCCTTTTACAGAGTTTTCTAGAGTCAGCTATATGGGCCATCTCCTTTCGAAAAATGGTTACCGCCTGAAAAAGAAGACACACAAACAGCatcacaagaagaagaagaagagaaactgctTCCTGCAGGGGCCTTGCATGCTGTGCTTCATAGTCCATAGCAGCAGCGGCGGCAGCAGCGGCGGCGTTCTTAACGAGGGGAGCGACCCTTTAGAAGCTGGTGTCAACGGCAACGGGTGCCACCACAACAATATCACTATCCCGGGCGTCGGTGCAGTCGGAATCGGTGCGGCGCCGTCTAAGCTTGCCGAACGCTACGCCACACTCACCTCTCCCGAAGACAACTCCAAGTTCCTCCTCTCTTCACCAGAAGTAGCCATTTGGGAAGGCCCGGGAAGGAGTCTGCTGTCAGCTGTTCCGGCGAAACTCATTCCACCGCCGGCTCTTTTTCGAACTGCTGGCTTGCCGGTGACAGTCCCCATTTCCGTGCCTGTGCCCAGCTGTACTTGTGACTACGTTGAGATGGTACGATGGGAGAATAATCTCACATTTCTTACACAGCAGTTAATCCATGTATTATAATAGTGGTTGTCATACTTTTTACATCAGTCTTAACCCCAAAAAAGTAGCCGTACATACCCAAAATGAGCAATAATAAAATACAGTGCCATTGTAGTATTATTTATTGAACACAACTAAGAGGTTTTAttgctaaaaaatgaaataaaaacaaatttctattgtCAGGCCCCATTGTATTAGATTTTACATTTCTGATCTGTGTGTCTCCTTGTATGCAGGTGTGTAAGCGCAAGTGTTCCGAGGTCCAAAGGTGCACCCCCTGCAACAAGCAGCCACGCTGTGCCTTTTCTGCCCCCGGCGGTAGTTTAGACTTGGAGAACGGAGGTGTTGGTGCAAGTGCAAGAGAGGCTTCCACAAACTCTCAAACTAGTCACCTTCCAATCTGTCCCTTgccctcttcatcctcctcctcctcttctccacCGTCATCCTCTTCTACGACACCGGTTGAAGGCTGCTGTGGGTTGTCTATCAAGATTGAGCCGTCCCACAGTTCGGACTCGTCCCCTGCCAGCCCACAGCACTCTGACGACTGCCAGGCCAGAGGAACTGATGCTGCTGATCCTTTAAGTATCAACCACCTGCCTTCATCAATCCTTCTTAAGGTCAGCCACCATCCaacacttttttaaatattcttttaaagATACATTTCCGTATTCACCTAGAGTACTTTCCTCCTCTGCACAGGTTCTCTCGCACTTGACGGTGAAGCAGCGTTGCCTGTGCGCCTCTTTGGTCTGCAAATACTGGAGAGATCTGTGCTTAGACTTTCAGTTCTGGAAGAAAATTGACCTCAGTGGCCTACAACaagtaagtaaaaaataaataaatgtaaaatttatttttagcacACAGCAGTACATTTTCTCCTAACAGGAATGATGTAAATATGGGAATTTATATGAACCACAGATTTTTATAGGTCCCAAAACCTGCCACCAGTACCAAAAATCTGACATTGTAATTGACAATAACTAGTGTTGCTATGATATACTAGTTTTATGCTAGTAAGCAATACGTCATTTGTGGAAGCAAGCTAAATACACCCACACTGGGGTTAGAGTGTCAGATTTAATTTGAGAACACATTGAATAAGGTGAgcggtattttaaaaaatcacattaagtTAATTGTGATGATGACAACACCACAAACTTGATGTAAAGAAAAACTGCTCTGGCTTGAGACAGACAAATGCCAAGATGGCAATCCCCAGCGAATAAagggtatattttttaaactgtgatCTTTTCTTACCTTCCAGGTAAATGACGAACTGCTTGCAAATATAGCGTCACGAAGGCAGAATGTGACTGAGATAAACATCTCCGACTGCAGGGCAGTCCATGATCAGGGCGTGTTCTCCTTGGCTTCTCAGTGTCCTGGCTTGCAAAAGTACACGGCATATAGATGCAAGCAGTTGGGGGACATATCCCTGGCCGCCTTGGCTGCACATTGTCCTCAGCTAGTGAAAATTCATGTGGGTAATCAGGACAGATTGACTGACAGAGCACTCATAAAGGTATTTGTCTGGACATATACTGTCCGTACtcctaatggaaaaaaaggtctCTTAttctattgttttctttttctatcaGCTTGGTGAGTGCTGCAGTGAGCTGAAGGATATTCACTTGGGTCAGTGTTACGGTATCAGCGATGAAGGATTGGTGGCTTTGGCCAAAGGATGCCCCAAACTTCAGAAGTTGTACATGCAGGAAAACAAACTGGTTAGTCCTGTTCTTTTTCTAATTGTGTATGTAGatgtagaagtgtgtgtgtgtgtgtctgtctgttttccGCAATGTTGTCTTGTTTTTGTCATCATAGATCCTCAGATGTTCATCCTTGCAATGTTGCTATTTAAATGTTGCTCAGGATTTGATGCTGGGATTTTGGATCCTTAGTTCGGCACTATTTTTACTTTTGAGGTCACCAGACAGAATTTATAATGCTTTAGAGCAGCAGAGACATTTTTAACagactgttttgtttttactgaaCTGCTGGTGTTGGACCAGATCTAGGAATTGTTGAGTTTGATTGATGATGAATTGATCTTGGGTTGCAATTATACTGAGATTGGATAGATTTTAAGTTATCCTTATCCTGCAGCTCTCTGATTTTCATAGTTGAAAAGATATGAAGCACTGTATACAGTACAGACCAAAGGTTTGGACTATATAACCATGATGAGGAATACCTG comes from the Stigmatopora nigra isolate UIUO_SnigA chromosome 22, RoL_Snig_1.1, whole genome shotgun sequence genome and includes:
- the LOC144215779 gene encoding F-box/LRR-repeat protein 17-like isoform X3, whose protein sequence is MGHLLSKNGYRLKKKTHKQHHKKKKKRNCFLQGPCMLCFIVHSSSGGSSGGVLNEGSDPLEAGVNGNGCHHNNITIPGVGAVGIVAIWEGPGRSLLSAVPAKLIPPPALFRTAGLPVTVPISVPVPSCTCDYVEMVCKRKCSEVQRCTPCNKQPRCAFSAPGGSLDLENGGVGASAREASTNSQTSHLPICPLPSSSSSSSSPPSSSSTTPVEGCCGLSIKIEPSHSSDSSPASPQHSDDCQARGTDAADPLSINHLPSSILLKVLSHLTVKQRCLCASLVCKYWRDLCLDFQFWKKIDLSGLQQVNDELLANIASRRQNVTEINISDCRAVHDQGVFSLASQCPGLQKYTAYRCKQLGDISLAALAAHCPQLVKIHVGNQDRLTDRALIKLGECCSELKDIHLGQCYGISDEGLVALAKGCPKLQKLYMQENKLVTDQSVRAVAEHCPELQFVGFMGCPVTSKGVIHLTTLRNLTVLDLRHISELNNETVMEVVRKCRNLSSLNLCLNWSINDRCVEIIAKEGRSLKELYLVSCKITDHALIAIGQYSSTIETVDAGWCKDITDQGAMQIAESSKSLRYLGLMRCDKVNEETVERLVVQYPHIVFSTVMQDCKRTLERAYQMGWSPNASNAS
- the LOC144215779 gene encoding F-box/LRR-repeat protein 17-like isoform X2, encoding MGHLLSKNGYRLKKKTHKQHHKKKKKRNCFLQGPCMLCFIVHSSSGGSSGGVLNEGSDPLEAGVNGNGCHHNNITIPGVGAVGIEVAIWEGPGRSLLSAVPAKLIPPPALFRTAGLPVTVPISVPVPSCTCDYVEMVCKRKCSEVQRCTPCNKQPRCAFSAPGGSLDLENGGVGASAREASTNSQTSHLPICPLPSSSSSSSSPPSSSSTTPVEGCCGLSIKIEPSHSSDSSPASPQHSDDCQARGTDAADPLSINHLPSSILLKVLSHLTVKQRCLCASLVCKYWRDLCLDFQFWKKIDLSGLQQVNDELLANIASRRQNVTEINISDCRAVHDQGVFSLASQCPGLQKYTAYRCKQLGDISLAALAAHCPQLVKIHVGNQDRLTDRALIKLGECCSELKDIHLGQCYGISDEGLVALAKGCPKLQKLYMQENKLVTDQSVRAVAEHCPELQFVGFMGCPVTSKGVIHLTTLRNLTVLDLRHISELNNETVMEVVRKCRNLSSLNLCLNWSINDRCVEIIAKEGRSLKELYLVSCKITDHALIAIGQYSSTIETVDAGWCKDITDQGAMQIAESSKSLRYLGLMRCDKVNEETVERLVVQYPHIVFSTVMQDCKRTLERAYQMGWSPNASNAS
- the LOC144215779 gene encoding F-box/LRR-repeat protein 17-like isoform X1 — encoded protein: MGHLLSKNGYRLKKKTHKQHHKKKKKRNCFLQGPCMLCFIVHSSSGGSSGGVLNEGSDPLEAGVNGNGCHHNNITIPGVGAVGIGAAPSKLAERYATLTSPEDNSKFLLSSPEVAIWEGPGRSLLSAVPAKLIPPPALFRTAGLPVTVPISVPVPSCTCDYVEMVCKRKCSEVQRCTPCNKQPRCAFSAPGGSLDLENGGVGASAREASTNSQTSHLPICPLPSSSSSSSSPPSSSSTTPVEGCCGLSIKIEPSHSSDSSPASPQHSDDCQARGTDAADPLSINHLPSSILLKVLSHLTVKQRCLCASLVCKYWRDLCLDFQFWKKIDLSGLQQVNDELLANIASRRQNVTEINISDCRAVHDQGVFSLASQCPGLQKYTAYRCKQLGDISLAALAAHCPQLVKIHVGNQDRLTDRALIKLGECCSELKDIHLGQCYGISDEGLVALAKGCPKLQKLYMQENKLVTDQSVRAVAEHCPELQFVGFMGCPVTSKGVIHLTTLRNLTVLDLRHISELNNETVMEVVRKCRNLSSLNLCLNWSINDRCVEIIAKEGRSLKELYLVSCKITDHALIAIGQYSSTIETVDAGWCKDITDQGAMQIAESSKSLRYLGLMRCDKVNEETVERLVVQYPHIVFSTVMQDCKRTLERAYQMGWSPNASNAS